From the genome of Aspergillus fumigatus Af293 chromosome 1, whole genome shotgun sequence, one region includes:
- a CDS encoding GPI anchored serine-rich protein, which produces MRFTAASIAFFAGLAAALPGDIQTVYETQDVTITSCAPTVTNCPGRATSTPSGADAVTATSAAPTTSETAAETPVETPVETPVETASASSSSSSVPVIPAPSNTAVAPSVSVIAVTTCVPTVTYVTVPVSTPSGAAGVHSSVPVIPSVPAGTPAPSATATIPPGGLSTGAGNTLSGSFVFAGAAAVAALFLA; this is translated from the exons ATGCGTTTCACTGCTGCTTCCATTGCTTTCTTCGCCGGCCTTGCCGCTGCTCTCCCCGGTGACATCCAGACCGTCTACGAGACCCAGGATGTTACCATCACTTCCTGCGCTCCCACCGTTACCAACTGCCCTGGTCGTGCCACCTCCACCCCCTCCGGTGCTGACGCTGTGACCGCTACCTCCGCTGCCCCTACCACCAGCGAGACTGCCGCTGAGACTCCTGTTGAGACTCCTGTTGAGACTCCCGTCGAGACTGCCtccgccagcagcagcagcagcagcgtTCCCGTCATCCCTGCTCCCTCCAACACTGCTGTCGCCCCCAGCGTCTCCGTCATTGCTGTCACCACCTGCGTCCCCACCGTCACTTACGTCACCGTCCCTGTCTCTACTCCTAGCGGCGCTGCCGGTGTTCACTCCTCCGTCCCCGTCATCCCCTCTGTTCCTGCTGGCACCCCTGCTCCTAGCGCTAC CGCCACCATTCCTCCTGGTGGTCTCTCCACTGGCGCTGGTAACACCCTCAGCGGCTCTTTCGTCTTCGCTGGTGCTGCCGCCGTTGCCGCTCTCTTCCTGGCTTAG